In the genome of Arachis hypogaea cultivar Tifrunner chromosome 9, arahy.Tifrunner.gnm2.J5K5, whole genome shotgun sequence, the window TAAAGTGTAGTTTGTGACAGATCATGTATGCCTTTTATTTGTACGTCAAATCAGTtgcaattatataattaattacagATATACAAAACATTATTCCTAGTTTATAATTTTCCGTCAAATCACGTGCTAAGACTAATCTTTCACCAAAATATTGGGTGACAACAAAGGTTGAGACATACCTAATAAAACACAGGCTCAGACCTAGTCACTGGCCTAATAAAAGTTtaattacaacaacaacaaagccttatcccactaagtggggtcggctaatAAAAGTTTAATTAGCTCAAACAAAatgatcaataaataaataaacaaacaatgAGAAAAATATTAGAGAGATCAATGATTTTTCCTCAAACAAATTGCTTTATTTCTTTACTAGCTAGTACTTCAATCACAAGGGCTTCTTCATACTTCTAGCCAAACCATTGAAAATCCTAGCAGATTGAAGACCTTAAACGAAACCAGAGTGTTAAATTAAAAAGAGAAGCAAAAACTTAAGAAATGAAATGCATTCACAATTTCACAGCTCAATCAGAGGATACAGATAATCTATCTAAAGCATCAAGCACATGCCTCATTGTAGGTCTCTTTTCAGGGCTGCTTTGGACACAAGCCATTGCAATCTTCAACACTGCAATTATCTCCTCTTCCTTATCTGCCTCCTCAGCTAAATATGGGTCCAACACATCTGAGAGTGGTTTCTTCTCCTCAATGCAGAACTGAATCCATTGAACAAGGTCCATTTCCGAGTTACCAACTTGCACAATTGGTAACCTTCCGCTGATAATCTCCAACAAGATCACACCGTATGAATAAACATCCCACTTCTGTGATGGCTTCACCACTTTTAGTGTTTCTGGAGCCTGATAACCATTCCCCAAGATATTAGGTGTAAGTTCTATGGACAAGCTCCTTTGTCTCTCTTGCGGCTTCTCAGCGGCCACTCGGCTGGATTGCACGGTTGGGGAACCTCCGGCAATATTTGCAAGGCGCCCGAGTCCAAAATCAGATATGTATGGTTCCATGTTATGTCCAAGAAGGATGTTACTTGGCTTCAGGTCTCCATGAACATACTTTTTGGGGCTAAACTCATGCAGGTAGACCAATCCTTTTGCAGTTCCTTTCATGATTTTCAATCGATAAGACCAAGATAGCGGTCTGAATGTAACTAGTCCAGGCTTCCCTGAAGTCATCAAATGCAACCAAATAGCCAAATGAACAATGTGTCAAACCATAAGTAATTGCAAATTGGTattgaagaaaataataaaaaggtttGTCCATAATGAAACTTACCATGAATTGCAGCAGCGAGGCTTCCATTTGGTATATAATCATATATGAGAAGCTTCTCATCAACAGACCAGTAATAAGCTCTGAGAGTCACAATGTTTGGATGTCTCAACTTTCCTATTGCCTCTACTTCGGTTTGGAACTCTTTGAACCTTTGAGAACCTCCCTCCCCCAATCTTCTCACCGCCAATGCAAGCCCGTCTTCAAGCACCACTTTGTACATAATTCCAATTCCACTCTTCCCAAGAACAAAAGCCGATGCCTTAAGAAGTTCATCCAAATCAAAGGCCACTTGGctatctaatggaacaagatcaTACTGCTCAACATGATCAGACAGGGCCTCGGATTCGTCCTTTCGGAAGCAGAAACACTCTTTACTACTTCCTTTCCTCCCCTTGCTAACACTAATAACATCCTGGTCCTGATCAAAACCACAAACCCTTGAATAGCAATAAGAGAACAGAAGACCTAAAAGGCAAATTCCAATCACATCACCCACAACAATGCCAACCACAGCACCCTTAGTTAACCCTTTGTTTTTCTCACTCTTCCCAGAACCATTACCACTATCCTGAGATGAGTCATTATGAGGCATGAACGGGAATGAGGAAGGTGAACTAGCACCTGGAGTGTCAGGGGCACATGAATTCTTCAAAGGAGGGCCACACAGACCAGGATTGCCAATAAAAGCAGTTGGTCCTCTATTCATTAAAGCACCATTTTGTGGTATTGGACCATTCAAATTGTTGTAAGTAAGATCAATGTAAACCTTCTCAGGCAAGTTACCAAGGCTAGCTGGTATTGAACCACTAAAATGATTATGAGACAAATCAACAGTTCCTTCAAGGCTAGTTAGATTACCCATGTCTGCAGGAATTGAACCATTGAATTGATTGAAAGAGAGGTCAAGTTTCTCAAGAGAAGAGAAACTAGTACCAAATCCAGCAGGCAAAGTGCCAGTGAAATTGTTTCTACTGAGAACAAGGGTTCTGAGCCTCTTGCATTGGACAATTGTAGCAGGCAATGAGCCATTGAAGGAATTTTGTGACAGGTCAAGAGTTTGAAGGTACCTGAGATTCTGAATCTCACTGGGAACAGACCCAGAGAAGGAATTGCCATAAAGCACCAAACTTTGCAGCCCCCGAGCTTGAAAAAGCTGAGGAGGCAAGGTTCCAAAGAGCTTGTTGTTCCTGAAGTTGAGATGGCGGAGCTGGGAGAGAGATCCCACAGCTGAAGGGAGAGAACCATAAAGTTTCCTTTTTGGGATGCTAATGGAGACAACAGTTTGGTCCTTGCAGGTAATCCCATTCCATGAACAAGGGTTGTCATGGGAAGAATTCCAAGTGACCATGGAGCCTTGTGGGTCTTGAAGGGACTGCTTAAGCGTCAAGAGCACATAGCCTTCGGCATTGAGGGAATTAACAAGAGGTGCAAGAGAGTTgcagcaaagaagaaagaaaagcagAAGGAAAGGGGACATGTCCTCCAACTTAGTGACCGTTGGAGCAAATCCAAGAACTTACACAAGAAAAagcaaggaagaagaagaagaagaagcagcagcagcagctggTTGAGGGGGGTTGATTCTGTGTTGTGTGTTTGttacagagaaaagaaaaaggtagGAGGAAGACGACAACGGAGGAGAGAGAATAAAGAAGCAGTGTGGTGTGTTGAAGAGTGGGAAAGCAATGGAAAAAAAGGACTTTTTTGGGGTTGGGGagtgcagagagagagagagctgctAAGTTTGGTGACTACTCACTAGAGTGCCAGCACGGACAACTCACGCGATACCTTTCTATCTTTATAGTTTTGTATTCAATTGGATTCTTACTCCATATATCTATCAAATTTGTATGAAAATTGCTTCACGTTTTGAGCTTTTACATGTCTGTGGTCTTCTGGTTAGGGGACTTGGCACTTGTTACAATGCATGGAATGGAGACCA includes:
- the LOC112712046 gene encoding receptor protein kinase-like protein ZAR1, yielding MSPFLLLFFLLCCNSLAPLVNSLNAEGYVLLTLKQSLQDPQGSMVTWNSSHDNPCSWNGITCKDQTVVSISIPKRKLYGSLPSAVGSLSQLRHLNFRNNKLFGTLPPQLFQARGLQSLVLYGNSFSGSVPSEIQNLRYLQTLDLSQNSFNGSLPATIVQCKRLRTLVLSRNNFTGTLPAGFGTSFSSLEKLDLSFNQFNGSIPADMGNLTSLEGTVDLSHNHFSGSIPASLGNLPEKVYIDLTYNNLNGPIPQNGALMNRGPTAFIGNPGLCGPPLKNSCAPDTPGASSPSSFPFMPHNDSSQDSGNGSGKSEKNKGLTKGAVVGIVVGDVIGICLLGLLFSYCYSRVCGFDQDQDVISVSKGRKGSSKECFCFRKDESEALSDHVEQYDLVPLDSQVAFDLDELLKASAFVLGKSGIGIMYKVVLEDGLALAVRRLGEGGSQRFKEFQTEVEAIGKLRHPNIVTLRAYYWSVDEKLLIYDYIPNGSLAAAIHGKPGLVTFRPLSWSYRLKIMKGTAKGLVYLHEFSPKKYVHGDLKPSNILLGHNMEPYISDFGLGRLANIAGGSPTVQSSRVAAEKPQERQRSLSIELTPNILGNGYQAPETLKVVKPSQKWDVYSYGVILLEIISGRLPIVQVGNSEMDLVQWIQFCIEEKKPLSDVLDPYLAEEADKEEEIIAVLKIAMACVQSSPEKRPTMRHVLDALDRLSVSSD